Within Amedibacterium intestinale, the genomic segment GTCTTGAAAGCCACTTCCCTCCTTATTTATTTCAATCGAATATATTTTTGTATCCAAACAAGAATTTATGGTTTTTTCATGTACCTGCTGCTTTTTCTTATAAAGTTTATCCAGTGCATGTTTTGACTGCATACGAAATAATTCCAGTTCCTTCTTTCGTTTATATGCAAGATAACCTTCCATTTCATACACATCTTCCCATGTATAATCGACTGCTTCTTTACCTTCTAAAAAATCACAGACAGCTAATATATGAGGACAGTATTTTCGTAAAGAATAAGGATTAAATTCTTTACAATTACATTCAGAGTAATAATGTTCCACCCGATTATACTCTACCCTAAGAGATACATCGTAAAAAGCATCCCCCTGCTTGCATACAGCATCAATATGATAGGAATCCCATCCCTCATCACTTATCTCTAACTTAATTACTTGAATATCATTAAGGATTTTCTGTAAATCTCTTCTGTCTGTTTTTGTTGTAATATTAAAGCTTTTTAATAATTTAAATTTCATTCCGATCCCTCTTTTTATTTATATTTATTTTACCATATTTTCTAGAAACACATTGTGTCAATTTCCATGTGCTGTCACTTTTGCATTTCGTTTTTGAAAGCTTATTGTATCTTTTAACTCAATATTATAAAATATAAAAAAAGGAGGAATCCCTATGGCAACAAAGAAAAAACATAAGAAAAAAAAGAATATATCTTCTAAACCATCCTTTTATGATACATTTTATAAAACTAAAGAATCCAGTATAGAGGAATACATTCAGCAATTAAAAGATGCAGGATTTCAAACTTCTAAAGAAGAAATCTTAAAACAATATGAAACACTAACTTCTGTTGAAGATTTAGTATTAAGCGTTTCTCCGACACATCGAACTGTATATCAAAAATTATTACTTAAACTCATTCCTGAACAATATGATCTACACACTTTATGTGATCCCTATTATATTTATGCAGATGCGCTTTCTTTATCAAATACAGAAATGGAAATACAGGAAGAAATTACTGAAATTTATAAACTGATGAAACGTATTGAAAACATGTATACACAGCAGAAAAAAGATTTAATGTATTTTCATCATGTTTATGATTTCGATATTACTACTTTTTTAGTAACTGCCTTTATACGATATGCCAGCATTTGTCCAAATGATGAACAGATGCAGGAAGCAGAAAATCAGGCGAATAACCTTCTTTCCATTTATAAGAAAAACCAAAGCTTTTTTGCGGATATGAAAGCTGCTCTGTTATGTGGATATGCGGCATCTGGTAATATAGAAATTGCGAACAAGAAAAAAGAAGAATTGTTAAACATGTATCCAAAAGAGCCTTACTTTGTATATTACAGTTTACTGCATGGTATCGCATCATCAAAAAATATTGACAAGTTTGAAGATTTCTATAAAGAAGCAATGAAATATATGGTATTCTCAGCAGAGGAACAAACATTCAAAGATCAAATCACACTTTTATATAAAGCCTATGAAGAATATCTGAAAGGAGCCAAGGCATGAGAGTTCAAGAGCTAGCTTCCTATCGAAATGAAAAAAACTTTTCATCTCCTTTTTATGCAGAATTGTTTTGTGACGATATATGGGGAGATAATGGAGAAGACTGTGCAAGTGTAACGATTCACCCTACAAAAGAAGGATGGCATCTTCATTACATACGTACACAAAGTGGAATTCCTTATCCTTTTGCCCCACATACCAGCAAGATCGTTGATGAATATGAAAAAGATGTAAACGATGAACAATTTTATGACTACCTACTGCTTCATAATTTACAAGAAGCTTTTATGGACTATATCACCACAGTGTAATATCTGTGGTTTTTTTATGAAGAATAAAAACTTAACTATAAAAGACAGTGAATAAGCTAACTCTACCATTCGTAGATTGTCTCTTAAGGTAAAAACCATTACAATACCAATAGGAGGGAATACTATGAAGCAAATAAGTAATGAAAAATTTGGGCAGTTTCTTGTTGAACTGCGAAAAGAAAAAGAAATGACACAAAAAGAACTGGCTGAAAAACTATTTGTATCGGATAAAACAGTAAGTAAGTGGGAATGTGGAGTTTCCCAAACAAAAGGATATTAAGAAATAACCTGTGTTTACCTGCTTGCAAATTATTGTATTTGGATAAACGAGAAAAAAACTTTTTATTGACAGATATAATATCAGATATTATAATTGTCCGTAATTGAATAACTATCTTCAGGGCAGGGTGTAATTCCCTACCGGTGGTATAGCCCACGAGCCGAAAGGCATGATTTGGTGAAATTCCAAAGCCGACAGTATAGTCTGGATGAAAGAAGATGAAAGTAAGTTTATGCTTTTTTTGCGTGCTCTGGAATGATTTTATATTGTTTCAGAGCATTTTCTTTAATCGCATAAATCCTCTTTTGCATGTCTTGGATAGATTTTATTCAAGGCATGTATTTTTTTGGAGGTGTAAAAATGAGCGATACAGAATACATGAAATTAGCAATAAAACTGGCAAAAAAAGGTGCTGGCTATGTCAATCCTAATCCTATGGTTGGGGCAGTAATTGTAAAAGATAATCGAATTATAGGACAGGGATACCATGAAATCTTTGGTGGATTGCATGCAGAGAGAAATGCATTAAAAAATTGTAGGGAGTCACCTGTAGGAGCAACACTTTATGTAACACTTGAACCATGCTGTCACTATGGTAAGACACCACCTTGCACAGAAGCAATTATTAAAAGTGGCATTACAAGAGTAGTCGTCGGAACTTTAGACTGT encodes:
- a CDS encoding helix-turn-helix domain-containing protein, which encodes MKQISNEKFGQFLVELRKEKEMTQKELAEKLFVSDKTVSKWECGVSQTKGY